The stretch of DNA CCCGCTCTGAGCAGGGCTGGGGGTCAGCGCTGGGCCTCCTGCATGGAGCACAGAGACGGGCCTGACCGCCGCACAGACTGGGCGGCACGTCCCCGAGGATGGGGTACCTGCAGCAGGCGGCGGACGTCCGGGGTGTGTCCTGACCTGCACCCACCTCCTCGCAGAGCAGGAAGAGCGGACGACTGGGCGCAGACACAGCCAAGTGCCGTCCAGAGAAACAAGGTCATGGCCGCCCCCCGGAACCCTGTGATCTCTGTCCCAGGCACCAGAGCTGCAGGTGCTCTAGGGAGCGGCTCATGCTGTAGTGGCCCCTGGTCACCACTCTGGGACCACTGTAGCCACTGCACCAGCCACTGCCCAGCCACCCTCAGCCACTGCCTGAGCCATCCCCAGCCACCCTCAGCCACCCCCAACCATTGCCCCAGCCACTGCCTAGCCACCCCCAACCACTGCCCCAGCCACCCCCAGCCCTGCTGCTGCCAAAGCTGCTGAGTGGAGCAACAGGGAGCCACGGCAAGTCCAAGCTGAGGGTGTCAAGGCTGCTGCAACTGCTGCCCCTCAAAGCCCTCTGCTCAGACAGACTCGGGGGCCCAGCTCAGCCACGGTGCCGGATGCTGGAAGGGCCCGTGCCCCACAGAGCTGCCGGCCCAGGTGCCCCCAGCAGGTCTGACCTAGAGGACAATGCATGGCCTGTGGCCTGCGGGAAACAGGGGTATGGCCAGGGTGCCTCTGCCTAAGGCACAGCCCCACCCTGGCACCCCAGCCCTCACCTGACGTGTGCAGACAACCTCCTGTCAGCCACCCTTGGCTCCTCTGGCAGTTCACCCTCTGTTCTGCAACGGTTGGGCTCCCGGTCTGAAAGGGGGGTCCTGctgtcactcactcactcccttcTTCATTCAGCActaactcattcactcattcattaactcactcattcactcattcattaacTCACTCATTAACTCACtcgttcactcattcattaaCTCACtcgttcactcattcattaactcattcactcattaaCTCGTTCACTCATTCATaaactcactcattcactcattcattaacTTACtcgttcactcattcattaactcactcgttcattcactcattaacTCACTCGTTCATTCACCCATTAACTCacttgttcactcattcattaactcattcactcattaactcactcactcattcactcattaactcacttgttcactcattcattagCTCActcgttcactcattcattcatctgcttactcactcacccatccattcacccactcactccTCCATCCACTCACTTgtccctccctgtccccagcaCACAATTTAGGCCCCTGCCAATGTGGGGTAGGGTCCTGTGTGTGTGCTCAGGCCTCGCTCACCCTGGCCGGCAGGAGGACCCTCCTTCCTCTTGCTGGAGGGCTCAGGGCTGACGGTTAGCTTCACTCGGAGGGTCTTGCTGCTGCCCGAGGAGTGGTTGACCGAGGCATCCACGACCTCATAGATGGTATGCATGAGGCTGGACATGTCCTGGGGCCCAGCATCGGTGTCACTGACAGAGCAGACCCCAGGGGATGCCACCCGCCCTCCCTGCCAGAAAACACACccatcccctgcccctccccGCACCATCCTCGCAGCTGCCGACCGACCTCAGGGACCAACACAGGCGTCTTCTCTGAGCAGCCCGGGTCTGCCTGGGAGGCCCTGTGGGTGCCTCCAGTGCCCTCAGGGCAGCCCTGCCGTGTGGGAAGCACAGCCGCAGAAATGGGCGGTGCAGGCTTGGCCCAGAAACACATGTGAATCAGGCCCTGGGGAGACGCAAGCCCAGCTGGCGTGAGGACCTCGCTGCAGACAGGTCCCCGCCCACCCCTTGAGGTATGGCGAGGCCAGCACGGTCCATCTGTCCCTCCATCTGTCCCCCAGTCTGTCTACTACTGGGCCCTGTGCAGCCCTTCCTGTAGACCTGACACAAACACAAGCTCACCTACCTCCCTGGTGACCTTCCCACAGTTGTCAAAGTCGTAGAGCGTGAACGTCCACTCCTGGCGGTCGTCGTCCTCCACCGAGACATCGCACTGGAGTGCCTGCGGGGGACATGGGGGCTGGGACCTCGCCTCCTACCCACACCGACACGCCCCATTCCGTAGGGGGCAGGATCTTCTGGGGCCTTTCCCGGGGGTCCCTCGTGCCAGCCAGGAAAGGGGGAGCCTAGAGGGCAGCGTGGCTGGAGCCCAGGCCCTGGAACCAGCAGATCTTTCTTGGGGGGACCCAGCTTTGTGCTCCGTGACTTGGTTTCCCCCACAGTGACACCTGTCTCAGCTCATGCAAGCACTCCATGTCccccagaaggagaagaggacaCGCTGGCCGTCAAGTGTTGTCAATTCCAGAAATCTTGACTGGACACGGAGACCCCACCCCTCCCTCAGCCCTCCCGGGAAGCGGAAGCCCAGTGCCCTGTGCCTTGGGCCCGGTGCCCTGCCTCCAGTCGGGCTGTCCGTCAAATCAGCTTTGGCATTACTCCTGTAGTGCTAAGGGTACCAAGGCTGGGAACGCGGCTCAAGTTATTTAATGCCAGACCAGTCAGTTTTGGCCAAATTCACAGCAACATCCCGCACTTGCTGGCTCCTGCTGACTTTGGCTGCATATTCAAGTTTTGCTTCAGTGCTTTAAATGGGGTGAACTGTGGGGAAAACTGAGTGAACTACGTAGTGTCCACAGATGCCCATTTTAGGGCAACACACGCCTGTCCCTGTGCCCCCGGCCCCAGGGACGTGTTCCCGCAAGTGAGGCCGGAGAAAGACCTACGTCAATGTTGAGGCGCTGCCCGCCTCGTCCTCGTGGGCCCTCACGGTTTGCTGCCCTCTCTCCGTCATCTGCGCTGAGTTGTTGTCCTGGGCGCTCGCGGCCCTCAGCTTTCTCAGTGGGGAGTGCCACTACGGGGACAAGAGGTGGCGAAGGGGCTGGCAGAGGAGACATGGAGGATGTGGCCTGCCGTGGGTGGGGGGGTGTcgctgccctcccctccccgcacCATGATCCCATCCAGACGAGCCTGAGCCAAGAGCCTGATCTTGGGACCCCTGCAGAGGCGAGAGAGGCCCCATCCCAGCCAGCCTCAGCCGGGTGTGCCCTCCTCTCACCAGCCCACAGTGGCTCCcaactgcaaccaccacctcgg from Macaca nemestrina isolate mMacNem1 chromosome 6, mMacNem.hap1, whole genome shotgun sequence encodes:
- the LOC105464581 gene encoding protein naked cuticle homolog 2 isoform X7; protein product: MGKLQSKHAAAARKRRESPEGDSFVASAYASGRKGAEETERRARDKQELPNGNPKEGPFREDQCPLEVALPTEKAEGRERPGQQLSADDGERAANREGPRGRGGQRLNIDALQCDVSVEDDDRQEWTFTLYDFDNCGKVTREDMSSLMHTIYEVVDASVNHSSGSSKTLRVKLTVSPEPSSKRKEGPPAGQDREPNRCRTEGELPEEPRVADRRLSAHVRRPSADPQPCSERGPYCVDENTERRNHYLDLAGIENYTSRFGPGSQLCEERTSAPRTRSGDGARGVGLCRELWSQAGHPRWPGPFPSGLVAV